In the genome of Triticum urartu cultivar G1812 chromosome 5, Tu2.1, whole genome shotgun sequence, one region contains:
- the LOC125509030 gene encoding uncharacterized protein LOC125509030 isoform X3, with the protein MRRKRELHGGFTEGDGVDGEEEETEAGVLAALGWFQDREGKDFMLPSGGERAEDSGEEATRGAGEHGPCPVYLPHPPCFYEYQMQGFSVAWGY; encoded by the exons ATGAGGCGCAAG AGAGAGCTACATGGAGGTTTCACTGAGGGAGATGGGGTTGATGGAGAAGAAGAGGAAACAGAGGCGGGTGTTCTTGCGGCGCTCGGCTGGTTCCAAGACCGTGAGGGGAAGGACTTCATGCTGC CCTCTGGAGGTGAAAGAGCAGAGGATTCGGGAGAAGAAGCAACCAGAGGAGCCGGAGAACACGGCCCCTGTCCTGTATATCTGCCACATCCCCCATGCTTCTATGAGTACCAGATGCAAG GTTTCTCAGTAGCTTGGGGCTATTAA
- the LOC125509030 gene encoding uncharacterized protein LOC125509030 isoform X1, with protein MQDSPQPHGPNLQAIAGLALLRESYMEVSLREMGLMEKKRKQRRVFLRRSAGSKTVRGRTSCCPLEVKEQRIREKKQPEEPENTAPVLYICHIPHASMSTRCKVSQ; from the exons ATGCAAGATAGTCCACAACCGCATGGGCCAAACCTACAGGCTATAGCTGGATTGGCCTTGTTAAG AGAGAGCTACATGGAGGTTTCACTGAGGGAGATGGGGTTGATGGAGAAGAAGAGGAAACAGAGGCGGGTGTTCTTGCGGCGCTCGGCTGGTTCCAAGACCGTGAGGGGAAGGACTTCATGCTGC CCTCTGGAGGTGAAAGAGCAGAGGATTCGGGAGAAGAAGCAACCAGAGGAGCCGGAGAACACGGCCCCTGTCCTGTATATCTGCCACATCCCCCATGCTTCTATGAGTACCAGATGCAAG GTTTCTCAGTAG
- the LOC125509030 gene encoding uncharacterized protein LOC125509030 isoform X2 produces the protein MRRKMSSSYARRESYMEVSLREMGLMEKKRKQRRVFLRRSAGSKTVRGRTSCCPLEVKEQRIREKKQPEEPENTAPVLYICHIPHASMSTRCKVSQ, from the exons ATGAGGCGCAAG ATGAGTTCGTCCTATGCTAGAAG AGAGAGCTACATGGAGGTTTCACTGAGGGAGATGGGGTTGATGGAGAAGAAGAGGAAACAGAGGCGGGTGTTCTTGCGGCGCTCGGCTGGTTCCAAGACCGTGAGGGGAAGGACTTCATGCTGC CCTCTGGAGGTGAAAGAGCAGAGGATTCGGGAGAAGAAGCAACCAGAGGAGCCGGAGAACACGGCCCCTGTCCTGTATATCTGCCACATCCCCCATGCTTCTATGAGTACCAGATGCAAG GTTTCTCAGTAG